The nucleotide window GCGCGACGGCGATCAACTCGTTGATCATATCGACGGCCAGCCCCTGGCGGCGGAAATCGGGGTGTACTACGAGGCGGAGCTTGCCGATATGGCTTTTCCAACCGCGGCGCTCGCGATGCAGCGAGACCTCGGCGACGATATCGCCGTCCACGATCGCCACGATGGGGATGACGACGTCCCAGTCGATGTTGTTGCACCATCCCTGGATGATGCTCTTGTCGCGGATATCGTCTTTAAGGAAGATCCGGTCCTTGCGCGGGATCGACTGGAAGAAGGCGTACAGCGCTTCCACGTCGTCCGCTTCGAGCGGGCGGATCGTAACCTTGGTACCGTCCTTCAACGTCTCCTGTTTCGGATATTCCTGGGCCAGGATTTCATCCAGCATAGCGGACTCCCTTCTGCTTTCTTTCCCTCGCGTTGCCGAAAACAGCCAGCAGGCGGGCGTTCGACGGCGGGCGCTCGATTTCGATAGGGTGCCTGAACTCCTGTACTTTTCACTGAAAGTTAGATCGAATGTTATCGGATGTCAAGCGGGGTCTGGCAGTGCGGGCGGGACCTGCGCGAGCTGGGTGGAAGGGACCTGCACGGGTGCGAAACATCGGTGCGAACAAGGTCGGCATTGCCTGCATCTTTTCCTCTGTTTGTGTAAAATTGAAAGTACTACTTGCAATTTGTCAAAAACATGGTATATTGCAGAAATGATGATTCGGCGTGAAATAACCCCCGTCCTGGTCCGAATGTTCGACCAGTATCCCGTCGTCACCGTAACCGGACCTCGTCAGTCTGGCAAGACGACGCTCTGCCGTTCGACTTTCCCAGATCTCAAGTACGTCAATCTGGAAGCTCCGGACCAGCGTCATTTCGCGGAGACTGATCCCCGGAGGTTTCTCTCGAAACTCGGCGACGGGGCGATACTCGACGAGATCCAGCGCGTTCCCGAACTCCTTTCCTATCTGCAGGTCCTGGTCGACGAGACAGGCCGAAACGGACAGTTCGTGCTCACCGGCAGCGAACAGTTCGAACTGTCCAAATCGATCAGCCAGTCACTCGCGGGACGAACGGCGCTGTTGCGGCTGCTGCCGTTTTCGCTGGCCGAACGGCAGCAGGCGGGAGCGGCCGATATGGTCGACGATATACTGTTTTCGGGCTGTTATCCCCGTATTCACGATCAGGGACTTGATCCGAGTCAAGCGCTCGGTGATTACTTTGAAACATATATCGAGCGTGAAGTCAGAAGGATCGGTGACATTCGCAACCTGGCGAGT belongs to Gemmatimonadota bacterium and includes:
- a CDS encoding GNAT family N-acetyltransferase; amino-acid sequence: MLDEILAQEYPKQETLKDGTKVTIRPLEADDVEALYAFFQSIPRKDRIFLKDDIRDKSIIQGWCNNIDWDVVIPIVAIVDGDIVAEVSLHRERRGWKSHIGKLRLVVHPDFRRQGLAVDMINELIAVALHTGSIEQLNAECMVDVQRGAILLLQLVGFVQRAILPGQVRDIEGSVHDLALLSYTLRDQEDFPALD